The proteins below come from a single Micromonospora citrea genomic window:
- a CDS encoding Lrp/AsnC family transcriptional regulator, producing MDDIDRRLLAELQRDAAQPYAALAAAVGLSTGAVHERVRKLREQGVIRRTTVDVDPAAVGRGVLAFVMIEANAWMGDRPTHEALAALPEVEEAHVVAGPASLLVKIRAGSPEQLQASLRRLFQVEGVTGTRTIVVLETFFDRPPDPLGE from the coding sequence GTGGACGACATCGACCGGAGGCTGCTGGCGGAGCTGCAACGGGACGCCGCCCAGCCGTACGCGGCCCTCGCCGCCGCGGTCGGGTTGTCGACCGGCGCCGTCCACGAGCGGGTACGGAAGCTGCGCGAGCAGGGGGTGATCCGGCGGACCACGGTGGACGTCGACCCCGCCGCCGTGGGCCGCGGCGTGCTCGCCTTCGTGATGATCGAGGCGAACGCCTGGATGGGGGACCGCCCCACCCACGAGGCGCTCGCCGCGCTGCCGGAGGTCGAGGAGGCGCACGTGGTGGCCGGGCCGGCCTCGCTGCTGGTCAAGATCAGGGCGGGGTCGCCCGAGCAACTCCAGGCCAGCCTGCGGCGACTGTTCCAGGTCGAGGGCGTCACCGGCACCCGGACCATCGTGGTGCTGGAGACGTTCTTCGACCGCCCGCCGGATCCGCTCGGCGAGTGA
- a CDS encoding SMP-30/gluconolactonase/LRE family protein yields MIDRVKAHFEALDERFRRVNGDEWVERLYTGGRWLEGPAYFPAGRYLVFSDIPNDRLLRWDETTGAVGVFRQPAGYANGHTVDRRGRLVSCEQGNRRVTRTEADGTDTVLAERYRGQRLNSPNDVVEHSDGSIWFTDPSFGIDSDYEGHRAESEIGGNHVYRVDPHDGEVRLVADDFGQPNGLAFDADESTLYVADTRHRHLRRFRVGADATLRGGEVFAECDAGSFDGVRLDSAGRIWTAAYDGLHCFDPDGTLLGKLRLPEVVANFTFGGPKRNHLFVCASSSLYALRVNINGVRYPGQ; encoded by the coding sequence ATGATCGATCGGGTTAAGGCTCACTTCGAGGCCCTTGACGAGCGGTTCCGCCGGGTCAACGGCGACGAGTGGGTCGAGCGGCTCTACACCGGGGGCCGCTGGCTGGAGGGTCCGGCATACTTCCCCGCCGGGCGCTACCTGGTGTTCAGCGACATCCCCAACGACCGGCTACTGCGCTGGGACGAGACCACCGGGGCGGTCGGCGTGTTCCGGCAGCCGGCCGGCTACGCCAACGGGCACACCGTCGACCGGCGCGGGCGGCTGGTGAGCTGCGAGCAGGGCAACCGGCGGGTCACCCGCACGGAGGCCGACGGCACCGACACCGTACTCGCGGAGCGCTACCGGGGGCAGCGCCTGAACAGCCCCAACGACGTGGTCGAGCACTCCGACGGCTCGATCTGGTTCACGGATCCGAGCTTCGGCATCGACAGCGACTACGAGGGACATCGCGCCGAGAGCGAGATCGGCGGCAACCACGTCTACCGGGTCGACCCGCACGACGGCGAGGTACGCCTGGTCGCCGACGACTTCGGCCAGCCGAACGGGCTCGCGTTCGACGCCGACGAGTCGACGCTCTACGTGGCCGACACCCGACACCGGCACCTGCGGCGCTTCCGCGTCGGGGCGGACGCCACCCTGCGCGGCGGCGAGGTGTTCGCCGAGTGCGACGCGGGCAGCTTCGACGGCGTACGCCTCGACTCGGCCGGCCGGATCTGGACCGCCGCATACGACGGGCTGCACTGCTTCGACCCGGACGGCACGCTGCTGGGCAAGCTGCGCCTGCCCGAGGTGGTCGCCAACTTCACGTTCGGCGGGCCGAAGCGCAACCACCTGTTCGTCTGCGCGTCCAGTTCGCTCTACGCCCTGCGCGTCAACATCAACGGAGTTCGTTACCCCGGCCAGTGA
- a CDS encoding ferredoxin: protein MSGPTEQWRVRVDRARCIGSGICAGTAPGHFVLVDGVSRPLAERVAPDEVLVDAADSCPVEAVVVSEVDGLRRIAPEP, encoded by the coding sequence GTGAGCGGGCCGACGGAGCAGTGGCGGGTGCGGGTGGACCGGGCCCGGTGCATCGGGTCGGGGATCTGCGCGGGCACCGCGCCGGGGCACTTCGTGCTGGTGGACGGGGTGTCGCGTCCGCTGGCCGAGCGGGTGGCGCCCGACGAGGTGCTGGTGGACGCCGCGGACTCGTGCCCGGTGGAGGCGGTCGTCGTGTCCGAGGTGGACGGCCTGCGCCGGATCGCCCCGGAGCCGTGA
- a CDS encoding cytochrome P450 codes for MTEAPETTRPQRYPFSEPDRLNLDPRYARLRRDEPLSRIRMPFGEPAWLATRHADVRTVLGDPRFSRAASVGRDEPRNWARQQDTGILSMDPPEHTRLRRLVAKAFTARRVEALRPRTRKVADELVDGMLAAGPPADLVEHLATPLPIRVICDLLGVPVTDQDRFHTWSEAIVSTTSLSPEVAQQYIDNLFAYMGELIARRRHEPTDDLLGAMVRARDADDRLAEEEVVRLAAGLLAAGHETTVTQIPNFVYVLLTHPDEWDRLRAEPALVPGAVEELMRFVPLGASSAFARYALEDVELGGVLVRAGEPVIVSIPSANRDETVFAEPDRLDLTRQANPHLGFGHGVHHCIGAQLARMELQVVLETLIDRTPGLRLAVDEAELTWKSGLLVRGLVAMPVSW; via the coding sequence GTGACAGAGGCCCCCGAGACGACCCGACCCCAGCGCTATCCGTTCAGCGAGCCCGACCGGCTCAACCTCGACCCGCGCTACGCCCGGCTGCGCCGGGACGAACCGCTCAGCCGGATCCGGATGCCCTTCGGGGAGCCGGCCTGGCTCGCCACCCGGCACGCCGACGTCCGGACCGTGCTCGGCGACCCCCGGTTCAGCCGCGCCGCCTCCGTGGGTCGCGACGAGCCCCGCAACTGGGCACGGCAGCAGGACACCGGCATCCTGTCCATGGACCCGCCCGAGCACACCCGGTTGCGCCGGCTGGTGGCGAAGGCGTTCACCGCCCGGCGGGTGGAGGCGCTGCGTCCCCGTACCCGGAAGGTGGCCGACGAGCTGGTCGACGGGATGCTCGCCGCCGGCCCACCCGCCGACCTGGTGGAGCATCTGGCCACCCCGCTGCCGATCCGGGTCATCTGCGACCTGCTCGGTGTGCCCGTGACCGACCAGGACCGCTTCCACACCTGGTCCGAGGCTATCGTGTCGACCACCTCCCTCAGTCCGGAGGTGGCCCAGCAGTACATCGACAACCTGTTCGCGTACATGGGCGAGCTGATCGCGCGGCGGCGCCACGAGCCCACCGACGATCTGCTCGGCGCGATGGTCCGGGCCCGCGACGCGGACGACCGGCTCGCGGAGGAGGAGGTCGTGCGGCTGGCCGCCGGGCTGCTCGCCGCCGGCCACGAGACCACCGTCACCCAGATCCCCAACTTCGTGTACGTGCTGCTCACCCACCCCGACGAGTGGGACCGGCTGCGGGCGGAGCCGGCGCTGGTGCCGGGCGCCGTCGAGGAGCTGATGCGCTTCGTCCCGCTCGGCGCGTCCTCGGCCTTCGCCCGCTACGCGCTGGAGGACGTCGAGCTCGGCGGCGTGCTGGTGCGGGCCGGCGAGCCGGTGATCGTCTCGATCCCGTCGGCGAACCGCGACGAGACGGTCTTCGCCGAGCCGGACCGGCTCGACCTGACCCGGCAGGCCAACCCGCACCTCGGCTTCGGGCACGGGGTGCACCACTGCATCGGCGCGCAGCTCGCCCGGATGGAGCTCCAGGTCGTCCTGGAGACCCTGATCGACCGCACCCCCGGCCTGCGCCTGGCCGTCGACGAGGCCGAGCTGACCTGGAAGAGCGGCCTGCTGGTGCGCGGCCTCGTTGCCATGCCGGTGAGCTGGTGA
- a CDS encoding antitoxin, whose translation MSDFMDKAKDFADKHDKQVDQGLEKGGDMADQRTGGRYDEQIDRGVDQAQARTGEGDQVR comes from the coding sequence ATGAGCGACTTCATGGACAAGGCCAAGGACTTCGCCGACAAGCACGACAAGCAGGTCGACCAGGGTCTGGAGAAGGGCGGCGACATGGCCGACCAGCGCACCGGCGGCAGGTACGACGAGCAGATCGACAGGGGCGTCGACCAGGCCCAGGCCCGTACGGGTGAGGGCGACCAGGTCCGCTGA
- a CDS encoding AI-2E family transporter — translation MVADGAGRTPEGTTDRGAGPRQTWAALPWLVRSAVVWSACLVMVVAGLYLLGKIAVLLAPLAIALAATVFLTALLDPVQLALRRLRLPASLAALLTVLLLLGVLFGVGALVWNLTAGQFSELSQELTQGLRRTREFVTSTLPVSDQQLDRLLDQARQGLGQGSVDPVSGARTAAEVLGSALLALVLLFFLLKDGRSMWRWTLSRATGPNRSVTAEAGRVGWRTLGAYSRGTMMIAAIDAIGIGLALVLLRVPLAFPLALITFFGGFIPIIGATVAGAVAVLVALAAKGPVTALLVLAAVIAVQQIEGNLLEPLIMKRQVRLHPAVILVAVTAGTLVAGIAGAFVAVPITAVVWRVIDTVQQHRQPRTPAPDPR, via the coding sequence GTGGTCGCAGACGGTGCCGGGCGTACGCCCGAAGGGACGACGGACCGGGGGGCGGGGCCCCGGCAGACCTGGGCGGCGCTGCCCTGGCTGGTCCGCTCGGCCGTGGTGTGGAGCGCCTGCCTGGTGATGGTCGTCGCCGGGCTCTACCTGCTGGGGAAGATCGCGGTGCTGCTCGCGCCGCTGGCCATCGCGCTGGCCGCCACGGTCTTCCTCACCGCGCTGCTCGATCCGGTGCAGCTCGCGCTGCGCCGGCTCCGCCTGCCCGCCTCGCTGGCCGCCCTGCTCACCGTGCTGCTGCTGCTCGGCGTGCTGTTCGGGGTCGGCGCCCTGGTCTGGAACCTGACCGCGGGCCAGTTCAGCGAGCTGAGCCAGGAGCTGACCCAGGGCCTGCGGCGGACCCGCGAGTTCGTCACCTCCACGCTGCCGGTCAGCGACCAGCAGCTCGACCGCCTGCTCGACCAGGCCCGACAGGGCTTAGGGCAGGGCTCGGTCGACCCGGTGTCGGGGGCCCGGACGGCCGCCGAGGTGCTCGGCTCGGCGCTGCTCGCGCTCGTGCTGCTGTTCTTCCTGCTCAAGGACGGCCGGTCGATGTGGCGCTGGACGCTGTCCCGGGCGACCGGCCCGAACCGCTCGGTGACGGCGGAGGCGGGTCGGGTCGGCTGGCGGACGCTGGGCGCGTACAGCCGGGGCACGATGATGATCGCCGCGATCGACGCGATCGGCATCGGCCTGGCCCTGGTGCTGCTCCGGGTGCCGCTGGCCTTCCCGCTGGCGCTGATCACCTTCTTCGGCGGCTTCATCCCGATCATCGGGGCGACCGTGGCCGGGGCGGTCGCGGTGCTGGTGGCGCTCGCGGCGAAGGGGCCGGTCACCGCGCTGCTCGTCCTCGCCGCCGTGATCGCCGTGCAGCAGATCGAGGGCAACCTGCTGGAGCCGCTGATCATGAAGCGTCAGGTGCGCCTGCATCCGGCGGTGATCCTGGTGGCGGTCACCGCCGGCACGCTGGTCGCCGGGATCGCCGGCGCCTTCGTCGCGGTGCCGATCACCGCCGTCGTCTGGCGCGTCATCGACACCGTGCAACAACACCGCCAACCCCGCACCCCAGCTCCGGATCCCCGTTGA
- a CDS encoding dienelactone hydrolase family protein, translated as MDVRSSEVTIPAGEAELPADLLVPAEPTGVVLFAHGSGSSRHSPRNTAVAHVLNRSALGTVLVDLLTPAEDRVDARTAELRFDIGLLAGRLAAIVDWLAAERPFGTVPIGLFGASTGAAAALVAAAARPDLVGAVVSRGGRPDLAGAALGQVRAPTLLLVGGLDEQVITLNEQAQEALPDTAELTVIPGATHLFEEPGTLEQVAHSAADWFTTHLTR; from the coding sequence ATGGACGTGCGCAGCAGCGAGGTGACGATCCCGGCGGGGGAGGCCGAACTCCCGGCCGACCTGCTGGTCCCGGCCGAGCCGACCGGCGTGGTGCTCTTCGCGCACGGCAGCGGCAGCTCCCGGCACAGCCCGCGCAACACGGCCGTGGCGCACGTGCTCAACCGCAGCGCCCTGGGCACGGTGCTGGTCGACCTGCTGACCCCGGCGGAGGACCGGGTGGACGCGCGTACCGCCGAGCTGCGCTTCGACATCGGCCTGCTCGCCGGCCGGCTCGCGGCGATCGTGGACTGGCTGGCGGCCGAGCGGCCCTTCGGCACGGTGCCGATCGGGCTGTTCGGGGCCAGCACCGGGGCCGCCGCCGCCCTGGTGGCGGCGGCGGCCCGGCCCGACCTCGTCGGCGCGGTGGTCTCCCGGGGCGGTCGTCCCGACCTGGCCGGCGCGGCCCTCGGCCAGGTGCGCGCCCCGACGCTGCTGCTGGTCGGCGGCCTCGACGAGCAGGTGATCACCCTCAACGAGCAGGCGCAGGAGGCGCTGCCGGACACGGCCGAGCTGACGGTGATCCCGGGGGCGACCCACCTCTTCGAGGAGCCCGGCACCCTGGAACAGGTGGCCCACAGCGCCGCCGACTGGTTCACCACCCACCTGACCCGCTGA
- a CDS encoding glycoside hydrolase family 65 protein has translation MIRERAYPVEPWHVRETRLDMDVLAQSESVFALSNGHVGLRGNLDEGEPHGLPGTYLNSFYELRPLPYAEAGFGFPESGQTIVNVTNGKLIRLLVDDEPLDVRYGELLAHERVLDLRAGTLHRELHWRSPAGREVKVRSTRLVSFTQRAVAAINYEVEAVDGPLRLILQSELVANEALPPQSRDPRVAAVLESPLQAEEELTTPDGGLLIHRTKVSGLRVAAAMEHEVYAPARKTIQSEGYEDWVRTTIGCVLKPGETLRVVKYLAYGWSSRRSLPAMRDQVEAALTGARLDGWDGLRREQREYLDEFWGTADVVVEGDPEIQQAVRFGMFHVLQAGARAEQRPIAAKGLTGPGYDGHAFWDTEMFVLPVLTYTHPAAVRDALHWRYRTLAAAHERARTLNLEGAAFPWRTIEGPESSGYWPAGTAAFHIAAGVADALRRYVQVTQDTDLEREIGLELLVETARLWRSLGHHDRHGQFHIDGVTGPDEYTAVKNDNIYTNLMAQRNLIAAAEAVMRYRDEAFHLGVTDEEAAAWRDAAAAMHIPYDEEIDVHEQVEGFTRLQEWDFAHTPPEKYPLLLHYPYFDLYRKQVVKQADLVLAMHWRGDAFTPEQKLRNFLYYERRTVRDSSLSACTQSVLAAEVGHPELAHIYLREAALMDLHDLNENTRDGVHMASLAGAWIALVAGFGGLRDHDGTLSFAPRLSSRLGRLEFSLQWRGMRLRVDVRPDETTYALRHGDPEDVLELRHHGETVRVTCAEPVTVPIPPAEVSGPAPEQAPGRAPLLRLPENEP, from the coding sequence GTGATCAGGGAGCGCGCGTATCCCGTCGAGCCGTGGCACGTCCGGGAGACCCGGCTGGACATGGACGTCCTGGCCCAGTCCGAGTCGGTGTTCGCGCTCTCCAACGGCCACGTCGGGCTGCGCGGCAACCTCGACGAGGGCGAGCCGCACGGCCTGCCCGGCACCTACCTCAACTCCTTCTACGAGCTGCGCCCGCTGCCCTACGCGGAGGCCGGCTTCGGGTTCCCCGAATCCGGCCAGACGATCGTCAACGTCACCAACGGCAAGCTGATCCGGCTGCTGGTCGACGACGAGCCGCTCGACGTCCGCTACGGCGAACTCCTCGCCCACGAGCGGGTCCTCGACCTGCGCGCCGGCACCCTGCACCGGGAGCTGCACTGGCGTTCCCCGGCGGGCCGGGAGGTCAAGGTCCGCAGCACCCGGCTGGTCTCCTTCACCCAACGCGCGGTCGCGGCGATCAACTACGAGGTGGAGGCGGTCGACGGCCCGCTGCGGCTGATCCTGCAGTCGGAGCTGGTGGCGAACGAGGCGCTGCCCCCGCAGAGCCGGGATCCCCGGGTCGCGGCCGTGCTCGAGTCGCCGTTGCAGGCCGAGGAGGAGCTGACCACCCCCGACGGCGGGCTGCTCATCCACCGGACCAAGGTCTCCGGGCTGCGGGTGGCCGCCGCGATGGAACACGAGGTGTACGCCCCGGCGCGCAAGACCATCCAGTCCGAGGGATACGAGGACTGGGTGCGTACCACGATCGGGTGCGTGCTCAAGCCGGGCGAGACGCTGCGGGTGGTCAAGTACCTGGCGTACGGCTGGTCGAGCCGCCGGTCGCTGCCGGCGATGCGCGACCAGGTCGAGGCCGCCCTGACGGGGGCGCGCCTGGACGGCTGGGACGGGCTGCGCCGGGAGCAGCGCGAATACCTCGACGAGTTCTGGGGCACCGCCGACGTGGTGGTGGAGGGTGACCCGGAGATCCAGCAGGCCGTCCGGTTCGGCATGTTCCACGTCCTCCAGGCCGGCGCCCGGGCCGAGCAGCGGCCGATCGCCGCGAAGGGCCTGACCGGCCCCGGGTACGACGGGCACGCCTTCTGGGACACCGAGATGTTCGTCCTGCCCGTGCTCACCTACACCCACCCCGCCGCCGTCCGGGACGCCCTGCACTGGCGGTACCGCACGCTGGCCGCCGCGCACGAGCGGGCCCGGACGCTCAACCTGGAGGGCGCCGCGTTCCCCTGGCGCACCATCGAGGGCCCGGAGTCGTCGGGCTACTGGCCGGCGGGCACCGCCGCCTTCCACATCGCCGCCGGCGTCGCCGACGCGCTGCGCCGCTACGTGCAGGTCACGCAGGACACCGACCTGGAACGGGAGATCGGGCTGGAGTTGCTGGTGGAGACCGCCCGGCTGTGGCGGTCGCTGGGCCACCACGACCGGCACGGCCAGTTCCACATCGACGGGGTCACCGGTCCCGACGAGTACACGGCGGTGAAGAACGACAACATCTACACCAACCTGATGGCGCAACGGAACCTGATCGCCGCCGCCGAGGCGGTGATGCGCTACCGGGACGAGGCGTTCCACCTCGGCGTGACCGACGAGGAGGCCGCCGCCTGGCGGGACGCGGCGGCGGCCATGCACATCCCGTACGACGAGGAGATCGACGTCCACGAGCAGGTGGAGGGGTTCACCCGGCTCCAGGAGTGGGACTTCGCGCACACGCCGCCGGAGAAGTACCCGCTGCTGCTGCACTACCCGTACTTCGACCTCTACCGCAAGCAGGTGGTCAAGCAGGCGGACCTGGTCCTCGCCATGCACTGGCGGGGCGACGCGTTCACCCCCGAGCAGAAACTGCGCAACTTCCTCTACTACGAACGCCGGACGGTGCGGGACTCGTCGCTGTCGGCCTGCACCCAGTCCGTGCTGGCCGCCGAGGTGGGCCACCCGGAGCTGGCGCACATCTACCTGCGCGAGGCCGCACTGATGGACCTGCACGACCTCAACGAGAACACCCGCGACGGCGTGCACATGGCGTCGCTCGCCGGCGCCTGGATCGCCCTGGTGGCCGGGTTCGGCGGGCTGCGCGATCACGACGGCACGCTGTCGTTCGCGCCGCGCCTGTCCAGCCGGCTCGGGCGGCTGGAGTTCTCGCTCCAGTGGCGCGGGATGCGGCTGCGCGTGGACGTCCGGCCGGACGAGACCACGTACGCCCTGCGCCACGGCGACCCGGAGGACGTGCTGGAGCTGCGCCACCACGGCGAGACGGTCCGCGTCACCTGTGCGGAGCCCGTCACCGTGCCGATTCCGCCGGCGGAGGTCTCCGGGCCGGCCCCGGAGCAGGCGCCGGGCCGGGCCCCGCTGCTCCGACTGCCCGAGAACGAGCCGTGA
- a CDS encoding HAD-IA family hydrolase: MLGLPAHVTACLFDLDGVLTQTARVHNAAWTETFDGFLRRRSAVTGEPFRPFDPGPDYNRYVDGRPRADGVRTFLASRGIVLPEGTPDDPPDADTVNGVGNRKNVLLLERLRTHGVDVYPGSVTYLKAAAAAGLRRAVVTASANGREVVAAAGLEPLLEGRVDGLVARAEGLRGKPHPDTFLAGARLLGVDPANAAVFEDALAGVAAGRAGGFGHVVGVDRVGQAAELRAHGADVVVTDLADLLDTGRSA; encoded by the coding sequence GTGCTGGGCCTGCCTGCTCACGTGACCGCCTGTCTCTTCGATCTGGACGGTGTGCTGACGCAGACCGCCCGGGTGCACAACGCCGCGTGGACCGAGACGTTCGACGGCTTCCTGCGCCGGCGTTCCGCCGTCACCGGTGAACCCTTCCGCCCCTTCGACCCCGGCCCGGACTACAACCGTTACGTCGACGGCCGGCCACGCGCCGACGGGGTGCGGACCTTCCTCGCCTCCCGGGGGATCGTGCTGCCCGAGGGCACGCCCGACGACCCGCCCGACGCCGACACGGTCAACGGGGTCGGCAACCGCAAGAACGTCCTGCTGCTGGAGCGGCTGCGCACCCACGGCGTGGACGTCTACCCCGGCTCGGTCACCTACCTGAAGGCCGCTGCCGCCGCCGGCCTGCGCCGCGCGGTCGTCACCGCCAGCGCCAACGGCCGGGAGGTGGTCGCCGCCGCCGGCCTGGAACCGCTGCTGGAGGGGCGCGTCGACGGGCTGGTCGCCCGCGCCGAGGGGCTGCGCGGCAAGCCGCACCCGGACACCTTCCTCGCCGGGGCCCGGCTGCTCGGGGTCGACCCGGCCAACGCCGCCGTCTTCGAGGACGCGCTGGCCGGGGTGGCAGCCGGCCGGGCCGGCGGGTTCGGCCACGTGGTCGGGGTCGACCGGGTCGGCCAGGCCGCGGAGCTGCGCGCCCACGGCGCCGACGTCGTGGTGACCGACCTCGCCGACCTGCTCGACACCGGGCGGTCCGCGTGA
- a CDS encoding DUF4442 domain-containing protein: protein MTIDSRQVAAGMLEAVPFARTLGLEFVEVAPEAQGGVRAVVRLPDSPATHNHVGGPHAGAMFTLGETASGAVVLAAFGQLLDRATPLAVRAEIAYRKLALGPVLATARLVRPPAEVVAELDAGRRPEFPVRVEIATEEGKPTGEMTVLWTLRPH, encoded by the coding sequence ATGACCATCGACTCGCGCCAGGTGGCGGCCGGCATGCTGGAGGCGGTGCCGTTCGCCCGTACGCTCGGTCTCGAATTCGTCGAGGTGGCCCCCGAGGCGCAGGGCGGGGTGCGGGCCGTCGTCCGCCTGCCCGACTCGCCGGCCACCCACAACCACGTCGGCGGGCCGCACGCCGGGGCCATGTTCACCCTCGGCGAGACCGCCTCCGGCGCGGTCGTGCTGGCCGCGTTCGGGCAACTGCTCGACCGGGCCACGCCGCTGGCGGTGCGGGCCGAGATCGCGTACCGGAAGCTCGCCCTGGGGCCCGTGCTGGCGACGGCGCGGCTCGTCCGGCCCCCCGCCGAGGTGGTCGCCGAGCTGGACGCCGGCCGGCGGCCGGAGTTCCCGGTCCGGGTGGAGATCGCCACCGAGGAGGGGAAGCCGACCGGGGAGATGACGGTGCTCTGGACGCTGCGCCCGCACTGA
- a CDS encoding ABC transporter ATP-binding protein has protein sequence MTTVALKDVTKVFRDGTLAVDSINLDVNDGEFMVLLGPSGCGKSTVLRMVAGLEDPTSGAVLLDGELANDLPPRDRKIAMVFQDFALYPHMTVNDNIAFPLRLAGVEPEPRGERVTDVASALGIGDVLGRRPSQLSGGQRQRVAMGRAIVRRPGLFLMDEPLSNLDSGLRAELRAEISGLTRELGVTTIYVTHDQAEALTMADRVAIMRKGVLQDVGTPTQVYGRPATLYVAAFLGSPRMNLLEASVYVHLDRYVTLTLGEQALYLPWDDIRSRAVAHYHGERIVVGMRAEALTPVAPDTQGDVLHGRIRYLEHHGHESLAFLDIGATAIVVDEMGARVEAPVDQRGLRRLGQVVQRLTGRAAEEEPAPAVGTRTSVLSDPGRHHRRPAELAVRLAPYPSVAAGHPLAVSVRMDALHFFDERGDRIDVGWR, from the coding sequence GTGACCACCGTCGCGCTCAAGGATGTCACAAAGGTTTTCCGGGACGGCACCCTCGCCGTCGACAGCATCAACCTCGACGTCAACGACGGCGAGTTCATGGTGCTGCTCGGCCCGTCGGGCTGCGGGAAGTCCACCGTCCTGCGGATGGTCGCCGGGCTGGAGGACCCGACGTCGGGCGCGGTGCTGCTCGACGGCGAGCTGGCCAACGACCTGCCGCCGCGCGACCGGAAGATCGCCATGGTCTTCCAGGACTTCGCGCTCTACCCGCACATGACGGTCAACGACAACATCGCCTTCCCGCTCCGGCTGGCCGGGGTGGAGCCCGAGCCGCGCGGCGAGCGGGTCACCGACGTGGCCAGCGCGCTCGGCATCGGCGACGTGCTCGGCCGCAGGCCCAGCCAGCTCTCCGGCGGGCAGCGTCAGCGGGTCGCGATGGGCCGGGCGATCGTCCGCCGCCCCGGGCTGTTCCTGATGGACGAGCCGCTGTCCAACCTCGACAGCGGGCTCCGCGCCGAGCTGCGCGCGGAGATCTCCGGCCTGACCCGCGAGCTGGGCGTCACCACCATCTACGTCACCCACGACCAGGCCGAGGCCCTGACCATGGCCGACCGGGTCGCCATCATGCGCAAGGGCGTCCTCCAGGACGTCGGCACCCCCACCCAGGTGTACGGCCGCCCGGCCACCCTCTACGTGGCCGCGTTCCTCGGCAGCCCCCGGATGAACCTGCTGGAGGCGTCGGTCTACGTCCACCTCGACCGCTACGTCACCCTCACCCTCGGCGAGCAGGCGCTCTATCTGCCCTGGGACGACATCCGCAGCCGGGCGGTCGCGCACTACCACGGCGAGCGGATCGTGGTCGGGATGCGGGCCGAGGCGCTCACCCCGGTCGCCCCGGACACCCAGGGCGACGTGCTGCACGGCCGGATCCGCTACCTGGAGCACCACGGCCACGAGTCGCTCGCGTTCCTCGACATCGGGGCCACCGCGATCGTGGTGGACGAGATGGGCGCCCGCGTCGAGGCCCCCGTCGACCAGCGCGGCCTGCGCCGCCTCGGCCAGGTGGTGCAGCGGCTGACCGGACGGGCGGCGGAGGAGGAGCCCGCGCCGGCCGTCGGGACCCGGACCAGCGTGCTCAGCGACCCGGGCCGGCACCACCGCCGCCCCGCCGAGCTGGCGGTCCGGCTCGCGCCGTACCCCTCGGTCGCCGCCGGTCACCCCCTCGCCGTCAGCGTCCGGATGGACGCGCTGCACTTCTTCGACGAGCGGGGTGACCGCATCGACGTCGGCTGGCGCTGA